In one Nocardioides luteus genomic region, the following are encoded:
- a CDS encoding FadR/GntR family transcriptional regulator: MIGRKDGTVPLSTTTPRSLVDQAIDGMRELLADGEWAVGARIPPEPELAAALGVSRNTVREAVRALAHTGVLEVRRGDGTYVAAANEVAAMMRRQVGRVDLRHVLEVRHAIETRAAALAAERRSDDDLRALTAVMARRTAAVAAGDAAAFAEADAEFHLGVVTATHNPFLIELYAGFEDTLRATIHLDDETAEIADEHVAVFDAIRAQDPDAAAAAVTGLLHTLAR, from the coding sequence ATGATTGGACGAAAGGACGGCACGGTGCCGCTCTCCACCACCACGCCTCGCTCCCTGGTCGACCAGGCGATCGACGGCATGCGCGAGCTGCTCGCCGACGGCGAGTGGGCCGTCGGCGCTCGCATCCCGCCCGAGCCCGAGCTCGCGGCGGCACTCGGCGTCAGCCGCAACACCGTGCGCGAGGCGGTGCGGGCGCTGGCCCACACCGGCGTGCTGGAGGTGCGACGCGGGGACGGGACGTACGTCGCCGCCGCCAACGAGGTCGCCGCGATGATGCGGCGCCAGGTCGGCCGGGTCGACCTGCGGCACGTCCTCGAGGTCCGCCACGCGATCGAGACCCGGGCCGCGGCGCTGGCCGCCGAGCGTCGCTCCGACGACGACCTGCGGGCCCTGACCGCCGTCATGGCCCGGCGCACCGCCGCGGTCGCGGCCGGCGACGCCGCTGCCTTCGCGGAGGCCGACGCGGAGTTCCATCTCGGCGTGGTCACCGCCACCCACAACCCCTTCCTCATCGAGCTCTACGCGGGCTTCGAGGACACCCTGCGCGCGACCATCCACCTCGACGACGAGACCGCCGAGATCGCCGACGAGCACGTCGCCGTCTTCGACGCGATCCGCGCCCAGGACCCCGACGCCGCCGCGGCCGCCGTCACCGGCCTGCTCCACACCCTCGCCCGATAG